In Populus trichocarpa isolate Nisqually-1 chromosome 16, P.trichocarpa_v4.1, whole genome shotgun sequence, a genomic segment contains:
- the LOC7488775 gene encoding U-box domain-containing protein 16: MAIIPPQVFPPRKRRPSAGAFIPPKFSDQRLLQSLFLLSQEISSLKPLPFLLKRNSLSIIRKAKILAILFEELLKKPILVLSPTLLCFEEMYLVLQRIKTLLEDCVNGSKMWLLMQSDSVANNFHELTVELATLLDIFSVKEVEVSEDVEELFLLLRKQCSQAKVFVDKRDSSLRLDVLTMLDRIQKEIVPDNSKLAEIFDFLGLPNSLSCKEEIENLEDEVQNQKDEKAKSDMIALIGLVRYAKCVLFEPLTPGSDSKTKKLASDANIPADFRCPISLDLMRDPVVMATGQTYDRESIALWIESGHNTCPKTGQALVHTSLIPNQALKNLIAMWCRELKIPFETAGDNNRTNGVIKNKAALEATKMTASFLVNKMSASQSMEAVNGVIYELRTLAKSNSDSRACIAEAGAIPVLARYLGSDVGVGSLNLQVNAVTAMLNLSILEANKTKIMENGKALNGVIEVLRTGATWEAKGNAAATIFSLSCVHSHRKLLGRKTRVIKGLMDLAKSGPPGPKRDALVAILNLAGDREAARRLVEEGVVDVVKEMINVLPVEAAAILEMVVKRGGIMAVAAAHNTIKKLGTLMREGSETARESAVATLVTICRKGGAEMVAELATITGIERIIWELMGSGTMRARRKASSLLRTVKRWAAGLDGDFLEGHSTVATSSSSSSRVVISV; this comes from the coding sequence AATAATTCCTCCTCAAGTTTTCCCGCCAAGAAAACGGAGGCCATCAGCCGGAGCATTTATTCCACCAAAATTTTCTGACCAGAGGCTTCTCCAATCTCTCTTTCTACTCTCCCAAGAAATATCTTCTCTCAAACCTCTTCCGTTTCTTCTGAAACGTAACTCTTTGTCCATCATACGTAAAGCGAAGATCCTCGCAATCTTATTCGAGGaacttttgaaaaaaccaattcTAGTTTTATCTCCAACTCTCTTATGCTTCGAAGAAATGTACTTAGTTCTTCAAAGAATCAAGACCTTGCTTGAAGACTGCGTGAATGGAAGCAAGATGTGGCTATTGATGCAAAGCGATTCGGTTGCTAATAATTTCCATGAGCTGACGGTAGAATTAGCAACActtttggatattttttctGTCAAGGAAGTCGAGGTTAGCGAAGACGTTGAAGAATTGTTTTTGCTGTTAAGGAAACAATGCTCCCAGGCAAAAGTCTTTGTCGATAAAAGAGATTCCAGTTTGCGGCTCGACGTGTTAACAATGCTTGATCGGATTCAGAAGGAGATTGTCCCTGATAACTCAAAGCTGGCAGAGATTTTTGATTTCCTGGGGTTACCCAATTCTTTATCTTGCAAAGAAGAAATTGAGAATCTTGAAGATGAagttcaaaaccaaaaagatGAGAAAGCGAAGTCCGACATGATTGCTTTGATAGGACTCGTTCGGTACGCGAAATGCGTGCTGTTCGAGCCATTGACACCAGGGTCTGATAGCAAGACGAAAAAACTAGCATCGGATGCGAACATCCCGGCCGATTTCCGGTGTCCGATAAGCCTGGATTTAATGCGGGACCCAGTTGTGATGGCCACAGGTCAGACGTACGATCGAGAGAGTATTGCTCTCTGGATTGAATCAGGGCACAACACGTGTCCGAAGACAGGTCAGGCCCTGGTCCACACCAGCTTGATACCCAACCAAGCTTTGAAGAATTTGATAGCCATGTGGTGCCGAGAGCTGAAAATACCGTTTGAAACGGCGGGAGATAATAACAGAACTAACGGCGTTATAAAAAACAAGGCAGCGCTTGAGGCTACTAAGATGACGGCGTCGTTTTTGGTGAACAAAATGTCGGCCTCGCAGTCAATGGAAGCGGTTAACGGAGTTATTTATGAGCTTCGTACACTTGCAAAGAGTAATTCGGATTCCCGAGCCTGCATCGCTGAGGCTGGGGCCATCCCAGTGCTCGCGAGATATTTAGGTTCGGATGTAGGTGTGGGGTCTCTGAACTTACAAGTTAACGCCGTTACAGCTATGTTAAATCTTTCCATTCTTGAAGCGAACAAAACAAAGATCATGGAAAACGGCAAGGCTTTGAACGGCGTTATCGAGGTGTTACGCACGGGTGCCACGTGGGAGGCGAAGGGGAATGCAGCTGCAACTATATTCAGCCTATCTTGTGTGCACTCCCATAGGAAACTGCTTGGGAGGAAGACACGTGTCATTAAGGGGTTGATGGATTTAGCCAAAAGCGGGCCCCCGGGTCCCAAGAGGGATGCATTGGTGGCAATTTTGAATTTGGCGGGGGATAGAGAGGCAGCTCGGAGGTTAGTTGAGGAAGGAGTGGTTGATGTGGTTAAAGAAATGATCAATGTTCTGCCGGTAGAAGCCGCGGCGATACTCGAAATGGTGGTAAAGAGAGGAGGGATAATGGCGGTTGCAGCCGCGCATAACACGATAAAGAAGTTGGGCACATTGATGAGGGAAGGATCGGAGACAGCTCGCGAAAGCGCGGTGGCAACACTCGTCACCATCTGTCGAAAAGGGGGAGCAGAGATGGTGGCAGAGCTTGCAACGATAACTGGAATCGAAAGGATTATATGGGAATTAATGGGATCAGGGACAATGAGAGCAAGAAGAAAGGCCTCTAGTTTGTTGAGGACTGTAAAAAGATGGGCAGCTGGTTTGGATGGTGATTTTTTGGAGGGTCATAGTACGGTTGCAACTTCGAGTA